A stretch of Miscanthus floridulus cultivar M001 chromosome 13, ASM1932011v1, whole genome shotgun sequence DNA encodes these proteins:
- the LOC136499733 gene encoding uncharacterized protein, translating into MVLMDEGSGLNILYINTLDAMRIPSGFSLPRGSYHAILGRPCYAKFMAIPNYTYLKLKMSGPNGIITISSAFSHAFTCNHEHFELATMVVNSSKLPWLGESSTTAVLDCNKPTSLMAFRPLEETKAVGIDPTDPTKIVWIRTQLPTK; encoded by the exons atggtactgatggacgaaggcagcggcctcaacatcctctacatcaacaccctcgatgccatgcgcattccTAGCGGGTTCTCCCTTCCACGGG ggtcctaccacgctatCTTGGGGcgtccatgctacgccaaatttatggcgatccccaactacacctacctcaagctgaagatgtcaggACCAAACGGCATCATCACTATAAGCAgtgccttctcgcatgccttcacgtgcaaccatgagcatttcgagctcgccactATGGTCGTCAACTCATCCAAGCTCCCATGGCTCGGGGAGTCGTCAACCACAGCAGTCCTGGACTGCAACAAACCGACCTCCTTGATGGCCTTccgcccgctcgaggaaaccaaggcggtgggtatcgaccccaccgacccaaccaagatagtgtggatcaggacccagctcccgaccaaatag